The proteins below come from a single Oenanthe melanoleuca isolate GR-GAL-2019-014 chromosome Z, OMel1.0, whole genome shotgun sequence genomic window:
- the IL11RA gene encoding LOW QUALITY PROTEIN: interleukin-11 receptor subunit alpha (The sequence of the model RefSeq protein was modified relative to this genomic sequence to represent the inferred CDS: inserted 1 base in 1 codon) — MHSSIPGLGRVMVFLAAALASASFAIPEDWGEEGVQYGQLGTDVTLPCPGVRASSPVQWRRAGATALPEGSAIQQGSLVLPRASLASXGTYSCHGEDGGLLHTVSLRLGHLPGVPFVSCRASDYENFSCSWTSSVETFLPTRYITTYRKKSLTGEEKRRNKNGHVGLCLQDPSRPGTCTVHRSEFWSSYRLNITEVNPLGFSYRLLDVTMQAIIKPDPPEGLVVEPIPLAPRRLHVSWKYPSSWPKEPHFQLRFRLQYRPVIHRSWSVVETVNLSEVITDAFAGLEHVVQVSAKDFLDAGNWSEWSAEARATPVRDLVSTASEETTTDTRLESLAEEPSQAPNPEPINRSDPLEKMAVLVSLGIFAFFILAAVLVITILIWLRVRKHSKDKTKPNFLVAASHLKALPKAQIL; from the exons ATGCACAGTTCCATCCCAGGCCTGGGCAGGGTGATGGTGTTCCTCGCAGCAGCCCTGGCATCAGCCTCCTTTGCTATCCCTGAAGACTGGGGAGAGGAAG GCGTGCAGTatggacagctggggacagacGTGACCCTGCCATGCCCCGGTGTCCGTGCCAG CTCACCAGTGCAGTGGAGACGCGCAGGCGCCACGGCGCTGCCAGAGGGCTCAGCCATCCAGCAGGGATCCCTGGTGCTGCCAAGGGCCAGCCTGGCCT TGGGCACGTACAGCTGCCATGGCGAGGATGGAGGCCTCCTGCACACTGTGTCCCTGCGTCTGGGAC ACCTGCCTGGAGTTCCCTTTGTGTCCTGCAGAGCATCTGACTATGAGAATTTCTCTTGCTCCTGGACCTCCAGTGTAGAGACCTTCCTCCCTACTAGATACATCACCACATACAG GAAGAAATCCCTGACAGGCGAAGAAAAGCGGAG GAACAAGAACGGGCAcgtggggctgtgcctgcaggatcCATCCCGGCCCGGCACCTGCACCGTGCACAGGTCAGAGTTCTGGAGCTCCTACCGCCTCAACATCACCGAGGTGAACCCCCTGGGCTTCAGCTACCGCCTTCTTGATGTCACCATGCAGGCCATCA TTAAGCCAGACCCTCCAGAGGGCTTGGTGGTGGAGCCCATCCCGCTGGCCCCACGGCGACTCCACGTGAGCTGGAAGTATCCTTCCTCCTGGCCGAAGGAGCCCCACTTCCAGCTGAGGTTTCGGCTCCAGTACCGACCCGTCATCCACCGTTCCTGGTCCGTG gTAGAGACGGTGAATCTGTCTGAGGTTATCACGGACGCCTTTGCTGGGCTGGAGCACGTGGTCCAAGTCAGTGCCAAGGATTTCCTGGATGCGGGGAATTGGAGCGAGTGGAGTGCTGAGGCCCGAGCAACACCAGTCAGAG ACTTGGTCTCCACAGCAAGTGAAGAAACCACTACAGATACCAGACtggagagcctggctgaggaGCCCTCCCAGGCTCCCAACCCTGAGCCCATCA ATCGCAGTGACCCCTTGGAGAAGATGGCTGTCTTGGTGTCCCTTGGGATCTTTGCCTTCTTCATCCTGGCTGCTGTTCTTGTCATCACCATCCTCATCTG GCTCCGggtgagaaaacacagcaaggaCAAGACCAAGCCCAACTTTTTGGTTGCTGCCTCCCACTTGAAGGCACTACCAA AAGCTCAGATCCTGTAG